The following coding sequences lie in one Cloeon dipterum chromosome 1, ieCloDipt1.1, whole genome shotgun sequence genomic window:
- the LOC135945312 gene encoding putative fatty acyl-CoA reductase CG8306 has product MPESAIQDFYKGCGIFVTGATGFLGIGLVEKLLRCCPDSGKIYLLVRPKRGKAIEERLEDVGKNRVFEKLKETNPDALSKLVAVAGDIGEENLGLSDADRKTLQDNVSVVFHSAATLDFETGIKPAVQINLRGTRSVVQLAQSLPKLKAFVHVSSAYVNCLRNDVKEELYPVEHDPDKIIEQVLGVSDETALEQLSKELCGDHPNTYTYTKLLAEHVVARAATQISAAIVRPSMITCALKEPVPGWISSTNGPSGFLMGAAKGVVRRLPIATDVIYDYIPVDMVINELIVAAWQAGTQKSSQVSIYHCTTSTQNPFRWNMVYKNMNTMLRKYPLVGAVWYPSIKILTTLSLFKFSSIFVHFIPGFFLDLVARLTGGRPRLVTLHSKINSSLDRLQFFIYNEWKFQNERTRELSGKLSAEDKQRFDFNIGDVDWYPYFDSMTLGVRRYLNKEEPKTLPAALKKQKILAGVHYALLLAIYGLTFYTGLRLSNGDKTLALLSIPLTYLFFSII; this is encoded by the exons ATGCCGGAGAGCGCAATTCAGGATTTTTACAAAGGGTGCGGCATCTTTGTGACGGGAGCAACCGGCTTCTTGGGCATCGGTCTCGTTGAGAAGCTGCTGCGGTGCTGCCCAGACTCAGGAAAAATCTACCTGCTGGTCCGACCCAAAAGAGGCAAGGCCATCGAGGAAAGACTTGAAGATGTCGGCAAAAACAGA gtGTTTGAAAAGCTGAAGGAGACTAATCCAGACGCGCTGAGCAAGTTGGTTGCCGTGGCCGGCGACATCGGCGAGGAGAACCTCGGGCTTAGCGATGCGGACAGGAAAACGCTGCAGGACAATGTGTCCGTGGTGTTCCACTCGGCGGCCACGCTTGACTTTGAGACCGGAATCAAGCCGGCCGTGCAGATCAACCTGCGTGGCACCAGGAGCGTCGTGCAACTGGCGCAGTCGCTTCCCAAGTTGAAGGCCTTCGTCCACGTGTCCAGCGCCTACGTCAACTGCCTTCGCAATGATGTCAAGGAGGAGCTCTACCCTGTGGAGCACGACCCTGACAAGATTATTGAACAAGTCCTCGGGGTTTCTGATGAAACTGCCCTCGAGCAACTCTCCAAAGA GTTGTGCGGTGACCACCCGAACACATACACCTACACAAAGCTGCTGGCCGAGCACGTTGTTGCCAGAGCGGCCACGCAGATTTCAGCGGCCATTGTCCGGCCCTCAATGA TCACGTGTGCATTGAAGGAGCCTGTGCCCGGCTGGATTAGCTCGACAAATGGGCCGTCAGGCTTCCTGATGGGCGCCGCCAAGGGTGTCGTTCGCCGCCTGCCCATCGCCACCGATGTCATTTACGACTACATTCCTGTCGATATGGTCATCAATGAGCTCATCGTTGCCGCCTGGCAGGCTGGAACTCAAAA GTCATCTCAGGTGTCGATTTACCACTGCACGACGTCGACTCAGAATCCGTTCCGCTGGAACATGGTGTATAAGAACATGAACACAATGCTGCGCAAGTATCCACTGGTGGGTGCCGTCTGGTATCCAAGCATCAAGATTCTCACCACACTCAGTCTCTTCAAGTTCTCCTCCATCTTCGTCCACTTCATTCCTGGCTTCTTTCTTGACCTTGTTGCTCGTCTAACTGGCGGAAGACCCAG GCTGGTGACGCTGCACTCGAAGATCAACAGTTCGTTGGACCGGCTGCAGTTCTTCATCTACAACGAGTGGAAGTTCCAAAACGAGCGGACGCGCGAGTTGTCAGGCAAGCTGTCAGCTGAGGACAAGCAGCGTTTTGACTTCAACATCGGTGACGTCGACTGGTATCCGTACTTTGACTCGATGACGCTTGGTGTGAGGCGTTACCTGAACAAGGAGGAGCCAAAGACGCTGCCGGCCGCGTTGAAGAAGCAGAAGATCTTGGCCGGCGTGCACTACGCCCTGCTGCTCGCCATCTACGGCTTGACCTTCTACACTGGCCTGCGGCTCTCCAACGGAGACAAGACGCTTGCGCTGCTGAGCATCCCGCTCACATACCTTTTCTTCAGCATCATCTAA